In Lolium rigidum isolate FL_2022 chromosome 7, APGP_CSIRO_Lrig_0.1, whole genome shotgun sequence, the DNA window ATCTTGTAAAGTAAGGTTGTAGCGCGTTTAGTGGGCAAGTGTTGCTAGGTTATGTTCTGTCCTGCATGATGGAGCTTACCGACCGTGATTGTAACCAAAACTATTTACTAATGAATACAAGCCCAAGTTCAGAAAACAGAACAAAAAAGATTATATATAGGCTTCTATGATTtgtcgatgggaaaaatgacccgTACAAACCAAGCTAAAGCTTGTGGTGAAAACCGTAAACTGAAGGAAGCATGCATATTTTCAAAGTATTCTTATGAGAGAAAGATAAAAGTACGAATGTATATGTCCTCGTATACGGAGTAACAAATATATAAACCATGTCACACACAACCAGGACTAaacaaacacatcaacaacacgaCACGACAACATGTACATGGGAGAACGCGAGATAACAATACTGAGAGTACAGTTCTCATGGCTTAGCTTCCGGCTCTGGAAAGTGGAACTCAGGGATGGTCGGCAACTCTGGCTTTGGTGGCAGCTCCACCTTAGGCATCTCCGGCTTGAGTGGTAGGTGCACCTCCGGGAACGTTGGCAGCTCTACCTTTGGGAGCTCAGGCTTAGGTGGCAGCTCCACTTTAGGCAACTCGGGCTTAGGTGGCAGGTGCACCTCCGGAAACGACGGTAGCTCCACCTTAGGAAGCTCAGGCTTAGGTGGCAGGTGCACCTCAGGGAATGGCGGCAGCTCCACCTTGGGCAGTGGTGACAGCTCAGGCTTGTGCTCCTCACCCTTGGTGGGAGCAGTCTCTTCCAAGATTCTCACCGCGCCGCTCATGGTGACACAATAGAGAAGCAGACCAAGGAGGAAGAAAGCGCTATTTTTCAGAGCCATATTGATGAACTGTGTGCAACACTAGCTAGCTCTAGCAGTGGCGGTTTGGATGTGGGAGAGATTGCAGATGATGCGTGCTACATATAGTGTGAAACACGTAGCCTGTGGAGTGTGGAGAGACTCCAGCGCTTTGCAACAAGTTGGGTCATCTACTTCTCTGCACTTCCGGTCTCATGTGTGTGCACTTCCCGAGTCTATATCTGCTCAAGTTTTAGGTGAGGAAAGAGTTCTCGGGCTATTCAGTCTTGTGCACGGCAGGTACGACCGTTCAAGCACATACAGTTGTTAGGTCAGCTGTTAAGACGAAAAATCATGTCCTAAGGGGGTGACTGATTGTAGAACACAAGCAAGGCTGCATATAGAATTACTGAAGTAAAACAGAAAATTCAGGCAAAGCAAAACCAGCCTTGAGTTATCGGCAAGCAGTTAACTCTGAATTACAATCATAACATTGTTATAATATGTAGGTTTTGAGAATTTCAACAAGGAGCGCAAAACAAACTTGATTGCAGATGTGGTGATCCCTAATGTAGATCTACTTGTGCACATCCGCTGGCACTAAGTGTAACAGCTTCACATCGTTATATTGATCTGACATTCGGTACAGATGTTTTCAACCCTAGTTGGCATGGTTTGGCTTTTAGAGATGTCTTGTCAACCAATATAATCCGGATTGAACTGCTGTCAGCTGCAAAACATGCAAGGAGTTCAACACAGGAGTGAAGCTAAGGCAAGTTATGCAGATGTAGATGGTTACAAAATTAGCTTCTTTAATAAGATTGGAAATTTGAAGTTAAAACCTTGATAGCACAACATGTGGGGGGGATCTTCATCACGCTATTTCAACCCCTGATGAGATACACAGCTTGGAATCAGCTCCACCACTTATTACACTGTCCCCTTTCCACCAATCGGCACATAAAACCTACAGCCATAGTATTTAGTTGAGCATCTCATTTTTTTCCAGAAGTATGCAAAAGGTAACCCACAACAAATAATTACCTTTTCGGTGTGTGAGTCGACAGAAGCCAAAGGCCACTACAGCAggagaaaaatcatcaatgacatGCACTGATGTGTGAAAcaaatgagaaaaaaaaatgaGATTGAATCTTACTGCTGTCCTTAGATCCCACAACATCACTTTCCCATCAAATGAAGATGATAACAAATGATACCAGGAACTTGGATGCCATTTGCAGGCAGAGATCCAGCTTGAGTGCGAAGAGAACTGAAAAACAGGAGCCAGTGTCCCTGTATGAAGAAAATGTATGAGCTAATCTGAAAGTGTTCCAAGAAATCAATAGAGGGCGCAGTGTTTTCTATGCTTACCAGGTTTGCGAGGATCCCATACCCTCAATACAGGGTCAGAACCACCAGCAGCGATTAGTGAAGAGCCCTCACCACCACAATCCAAACAATTCAGGGCCTTCCCACAAAactataaacaaggtttggagacCAAAAAGTAATTAGATAGGTACAGTTATGAAACATCCATTGAGATGCACTAGTCATACGACTGGTAGACAAAATATTGTTTGGGCAGTATACAAATTAGTTAATGAATAAGTAGGGACTTGGGCAAGAGACAAGACTGAGAGATACAAATAGAAAATTCAGAACACAAGAGTACAGATGCCAATCAACATGTAGATAAACTGTTTCTTTCTCTAGAAAATTTGCAACCTATAGATATACTGTGCATACCATATTCCATGTTTCTTTCCCTGTTTGAGCATCCCACTGCCGAACAGAATGATCCCAAGATGCCGAATATATTGTTTGCTGCTCAGGCCAAGCAACAGAAGAAACACATTGTGAATGTCCCTCAAATGTTGAAGATGCTGAACCCTGGAGTACAATAGGATGAGAACTGTGAGATCAACAGGATTTATCATGAGTTCATGCAACAAATGaatcaattatagcacaaggatTTGAATACCAATACCAAACCCAAGCCCATTTGCAACTGAATTAACTTGAACCAAGTGGTCCAGTCCAAGATAAAGCACTATGGAGAAGTCAAGAGTAGCTCACAACTTGAACAGAACCAAAGCCAATTTTCACACTGCTGAGTATTTATTCTACTTATTCAGTGGCTCCTGACCTTTAAGTAAAACACCGGCAAATGCAAAGTGGGGTACTTGGCTTCCTACCCCCCAAAACACAATAAATTGCAATGTAGCAACTAACAAGTACCTCTAACTGAGACTCTTCGGGTCCAGATGCATCAGAGTTCGTCCTTCTCTTTTTCACTGTAACAGAATCACCATCTTCTTCAGATCCTTCGACTGCCCATAGCTTAATCTTGGTATCCCAGGAACCAGAACATATCTAGTTACAGAAAAATATGTTAAGAAATCAGGTAAAAAATGTGATATAGCATTGCAGTGTAACATCAGATCAAGTGACTTATTACCATATTTCTGGAAGGGTCGACAGCAATACTTTGCACAGATGATGAATGACCAGGGAAAATTTtgtaagctccaatttgcttcagGGAGTCAGTGGTGACTGAAGTATCAAACTTCAGGAATGCATAGCATAATGTAAGATACATAGAAAAGTGCTGCAGGGTAAATGAACAAGAGTTGTAAAAGCAAAAAACTGAATAGATTTACCTTGAACAGGCGCAACGACCTATCCTTTGATCCAGTCACGACATGCAAACTGCCATCAGTTTCAACTCCTGGAACAACATTATTCAAGTTAGTTTGCTTCAAGATAGACATGGCCTTGCACGGTGGCAATGGTAGGAAAACAGCAATTTTGGCAGATACCCCGTAACAAATATTTTGAGCAAAGCAACCTTTATTGATGAAGCTGGCAGAAGTAACTGCACCACTGTGTCCCTCCAAAACTTGAGTACATACAGCTCCATCTTTCCATATTCTATGCAATAAAGGACGTTAAATGGGTAAGAGACATTAAAGTGGTACAGAATTTTTGTGTACCAATTGACAGTGTTTATGTTGTTGTTTTTTAACAAGGTCAGACAGAATAAACAGGAGACTTGATAGATGCACACCTTGCAAGACCATCATAGCAACCTGTTAATAAGAACCTGCCAAAAGATTAGGTAGTTTAGGCAATACTGGAATCAACACAGAAAGAAAAAACATTAATGGAAAATCAACAGATGGTTCATTTGAAATATCGAATGATTTATGCATATCAAGGAAGTACTGAAATAAATCACTGCATAATTGTTCATGAGCATATAGCTTTACAATACTGATCTGTTTGAGCCATAAAAATGATATTTTTAGAACATCACATTGGGCCAGTTAGTACAATCAAGTGACTGAATCCAGGAATGTCGGAAATGTAGCTCCCTATTTCGAAATCTACCGAAGCATTTAACTAACGAAAGCCCAGCGATATAACTGGATATCTAGGATTTCTTATTTCACTTGGCTCTGGTTGAGATAGGAGGACAATAGCTGATTTTAGCCTAGTCTTGGCAACCTCCATATATCTTGGCCCAACAATTTAACGGTTACCTCATTTTAGTTGTATTAAAAACTTACAACTATATTATTTAATTATCATCAGCCAGGTGAGTTGAACTGAAAACCACAGCAATACCATACAAGTTCTATGATTGGCTGATCGGGATTCAAAAACTTATACAGAACTATCTTGGTAGGAAAGAATTCAAATATTGCCTAAGTGAGAGATATAGGTACAACCCTAATTCTTTGAACTTTGTAAATGGTTTCTTAGATGATGCAGATGATGCATATCGTTTACACGAAATCATTTGCTTGAAACATGTCCGCAAGAACAGACAAGGACATGATGTTTCGATACTACCATccctgagtttttccatttgactaCACCATATCCTCTGCTTTTTGGTTTATTAAAGTGTTCACAGACTATTTGGCAAGCAGAAAGATGATAATGCCCATTTTAATTCTCTCCAGATCAAGTACCACCTACACTGAACCGGAAATGGACATAaccatttttttttgcatcaactGATACTTACGGTCACAAATCCGGCACATCATCaaattcaagaaaaaaaaaagaccatCCTCTAACCAATACACACATCCTCACAAGGAAAAGGGAAAGATTATGTAAAGTTCTTGACAAATCAGTTCATCGTTGATCACCTAAATCCTCAGCAGAGCACAGGCATACCTTGGGTTCGACCCATCAACCGCACTGACCCAGTCATCATGTGGCAAGGGCTGCTCCTGCTTCTTCGGCGCCACTGCTTTTACATACTCAAGCTCAAGCACCCGTTCCTGCAAAAACGTTCGAACCAAATCCTCACATAATTTTCACAACCACGTCCAAGGCAAATAAGTAGCTCCCAGAACCCAAGTCTCCGAGCAAGAATCCGTACCGCGGAGATGCCCTTGGCGAGCAGGAACTGGTGGAGCGGCATCCGCACGAGCTCGCCATCCACGATGAAGTCGAAGGGCTGCGCCTGGTGGTCCGGCTCGGCTGTGAAAACGAGCGAGCGGTTTAGGAAATTTGCATACGACGTCTCGTCCTAGCGGGGTGAGGGTTAGGGTGCGGAGGCGCTCACCGGAGAGGATGAGGCTGTTGACGATCTCCGAGAGGCCCATGCGGGAGAGCTcggcggggacggcgatggcgGTGGTCGGCGCCCGGAGCGGAGGCGGGAGCTTCGTCACGAAGCGCACGCGGACCTGGCGGGACTCGTCGGCGTCCATGGCGGCGTCGGCGGGTGTGCGGCGGCGGGAAGGGTCTGGGGAGGGTTTTGGGAGCTGCAAGGTGGGCTTATTTGGTTAGGGTTTTGGAGTCTGCGGGACCCGGTGGCAGTGAAAGAGAGCTCGGAGACAAGTCAAGGGCTTCTCAGGAAACCCCTTCAGGTATGCCCTTATTGCATGTTAGCTCAAACTTATAGACTTTGGGCTTCTGGCCCAGTGAATGAGCATTCACTGGACAGTTACTAGTCTGGACTAGACCCATCGTGGACTAGACCGACTCATCGTGGACCTGAGCCTCTGGCCCACTATGAACTAGGCCTTATACAGTTGTATGTCCACATGTCATCAGTTAGCGTGTCTTAGcatctctcaagaaaaaaaaGTTAGCGTGTCTTAGCGATCCACTGATGTTGACAGGCTCTCCGTGCAACTCCATAGTGTGGTTGTAGCATCAGATATTTAGATTGTCTTGTTCAAACGCCAGATCAGTTTGGTATCCCTTTAAACATTGCAATATAATAAAGTGACGGCTGTTTCTCAAAAGAAAAGTTAGCGTGTCTTAGATTTTTGTTTTTGAAAAgtttggaaattgcacaaaatttaGGCCGAACCTCACAAAGGTTATGAAACTTTCAGCCCGTTTCAGACTTTCCGATCTAACTTTGTTCATAGTGTATAGGTtgctatattttttatttttggaaaAGTTTGAACTTCAAAAAATATTGGTTGGGTGAATGCCAAGTTTCACAAGCGATAAATTTGCAAATGGTTGATCCAAATTGGTTAAACTTTTTTAGATTAGTTGGTGTACGCCTCTGACCTGTTGCTAATTATCTTGATCTAATATTTGGATAAGACAATATGTGCAACCTATTACACGAATTGGTGGTTTATTCAAAAATAATGTAAAATAAGTAATTTGTGTA includes these proteins:
- the LOC124673613 gene encoding protein PELPK1-like; this encodes MALKNSAFFLLGLLLYCVTMSGAVRILEETAPTKGEEHKPELSPLPKVELPPFPEVHLPPKPELPKVELPSFPEVHLPPKPELPKVELPPKPELPKVELPTFPEVHLPLKPEMPKVELPPKPELPTIPEFHFPEPEAKP
- the LOC124675881 gene encoding ribosome biogenesis protein WDR12 homolog → MDADESRQVRVRFVTKLPPPLRAPTTAIAVPAELSRMGLSEIVNSLILSAEPDHQAQPFDFIVDGELVRMPLHQFLLAKGISAERVLELEYVKAVAPKKQEQPLPHDDWVSAVDGSNPRFLLTGCYDGLARIWKDGAVCTQVLEGHSGAVTSASFINKGVETDGSLHVVTGSKDRSLRLFKFDTSVTTDSLKQIGAYKIFPGHSSSVQSIAVDPSRNMICSGSWDTKIKLWAVEGSEEDGDSVTVKKRRTNSDASGPEESQLEGSASSTFEGHSQCVSSVAWPEQQTIYSASWDHSVRQWDAQTGKETWNMFCGKALNCLDCGGEGSSLIAAGGSDPVLRVWDPRKPGTLAPVFQFSSHSSWISACKWHPSSWYHLLSSSFDGKVMLWDLRTAWPLASVDSHTEKVLCADWWKGDSVISGGADSKLCISSGVEIA